The following proteins are co-located in the Carassius gibelio isolate Cgi1373 ecotype wild population from Czech Republic chromosome A21, carGib1.2-hapl.c, whole genome shotgun sequence genome:
- the esm1 gene encoding endothelial cell-specific molecule 1 codes for MRLYAIPVLLLMVLGDADAWGPGAKYAVNCPDKCNPALCGSTQRCRRTVLDDCGCCQVCTAGRGEHCYRTVSGMHGVKCGPGLFCDFYKDEDDYGDEYGICKDCMYGTYGMECRKTCNCKAGGLCDRETGACLSFKFLAKMAMLKSHSSEGNEVGSGDGNTETSSNQSSARNFLTPR; via the exons ATGCGTTTGTACGCGATCCCTGTGTTGTTGCTGATGGTGCTCGGAGATGCTGACGCGTGGGGTCCCGGTGCTAAATACGCAGTCAACTGTCCGGACAAATGCAACCCCGCGCTGTGCGGCTCGACGCAGCGCTGCAGGCGCACGGTGCTGGATGACTGCGGATGCTGCCAGGTCTGTACGGCGGGACGGGGAGAGCACTGCTACCGCACCGTGTCCGGGATGCACGGCGTCAAGTGTGGACCGGGACTCTTCTGCGACTTCTACAAGGACGAGGATGATTATGGAGATGAATATGGCATCTGTAAAG ACTGCATGTATGGAACTTATGGCATGGAATGTCGGAAAACATGCAACTGTAAAGCAGGAGGATTGTGTGACAGGGAAACAGGTGCTTGTCTGTCCTTTAAATTCTTGGCTAAAATGGCAATGCTGAAATCTCATTCAAGCGAAG GTAATGAAGTGGGCTCAGGCGATGGCAACACTGAAACCAGCAGCAATCAATCTTCCGCTCGCAATTTTCTCACCCCTCGCTGA